Part of the Rhodococcus sp. OK302 genome is shown below.
GAAAGTGTTCTTGCGGGTCATGAGGGGCCGCGAAAGCTTGCGGTTGTCACGTGCGGTGGGGAACTTCAGTTCGACGGCGGTGTAGGCAATTACGCCGACAATGTCTATCTGTACGCCGATCTGATCGTCTGAAAACTAGGTTCGTGCTGACAGCGAAGGTCCATGTCTGGTTAGTCTCACAGGCATGGACCTTCGTCTTTCGGGAAAACGTGCAATCGTCGCCGGCGGTAGCAAAGGGATCGGGTTGGCGATAGCCCGCGGGCTGGCGGCGGAGGGCGTCGACGTCGCAATTCTTGCCAGAACTGCGGAATCTGTGGACTCCGTTGCAGCACAGATCTCTGCGGAGTTCGGTGTGCGGGCAATCGGCGTCGTGACGGATACCCGCGACGACGCCGTAGTTCACGCGTCGGTGCATGAGGTGGTGGAGACTTTCGGAGGCGTCGACATCCTGGTCAATTCTGCGGCGACTCCGTGGAGTGCGGGAAAGTCGACGGATTTCTGGTCGACAACAGATGAGGTCGTTCGGGACCAAATCGAAGTGAAGGTTCTCGGCTACCTCCGCACAGCCCGCGCTGTGGCGCCGTATATGGTCGCCCAGGGTTGGGGCCGGATCATCAATATCAGTGGACTAGGCGCGCGCAGCGCTACCTCGATTGCCCACACCGTTCGCAATGTCAGCGTTTCGGCGTTGACGAAGAACCTGGCCGACGAGTTGGGGCCCAGCGGGATCAATGTGACCGTCGTGCATCCCGGTGTCACGCGGACCGAGAGGTTGAATGCGCGGATCGTAGGCGAGATGAACCTGACCGGGCGTTCGCTCGACGAGGTGGAAGCCGGTATTGCAACAAATTCGATTCGAAAGATCGTCGACGCCAGTGAAGTGGCTGACGTCGTGACCTTTCTGGCGTCGCCGCGCAGTGTCTCCATTACGGGCGATGCCATTGCTGTGGGTGGTGGTGTTCCCGGGCCGGTGTACTACTGACCTGCACGTAGGGGTATAAATACATCTTGTGTCTATGTTGCATTCGGCTGCGGAGTCAGTCTTCCGCGAAGTGAAGGAACTGATCCTCTCCGGTGAGCTGCCCGGCGGCGAGCTCATCAGCGAGGGCGAAATCGCGAAGCGGATGGAGTGCA
Proteins encoded:
- a CDS encoding SDR family NAD(P)-dependent oxidoreductase, which encodes MDLRLSGKRAIVAGGSKGIGLAIARGLAAEGVDVAILARTAESVDSVAAQISAEFGVRAIGVVTDTRDDAVVHASVHEVVETFGGVDILVNSAATPWSAGKSTDFWSTTDEVVRDQIEVKVLGYLRTARAVAPYMVAQGWGRIINISGLGARSATSIAHTVRNVSVSALTKNLADELGPSGINVTVVHPGVTRTERLNARIVGEMNLTGRSLDEVEAGIATNSIRKIVDASEVADVVTFLASPRSVSITGDAIAVGGGVPGPVYY